One region of Sus scrofa isolate TJ Tabasco breed Duroc chromosome 3, Sscrofa11.1, whole genome shotgun sequence genomic DNA includes:
- the LOC110255309 gene encoding glycerol-3-phosphate acyltransferase 2, mitochondrial-like: MSCQISARVSFSRLFSRALLWFLNCLFLNVQLHRGQMKMVHKATQARKNYLAEPSRAAPGLEVPGFGSYIFRALAPLGLWTGALAALQSLRGWGRGRRVCAHVHLAQPFSLQEYTIDARSCWDSRQTLEQLLQPIVLGQCTVVPDMEKEQEWTPVTGPLLALKQEDQLLVRKLGHHVLNGENLVWSLGEAPQRWLVVRALCSEWVSVPAPPPARPTWDVKEWDLPLPLRSGAAREDMMELLSELHTGSHLASLWHVTSL, encoded by the exons ATGTCCTGCCAGATCTCAGCCCGGGTGTCGTTCTCCAGGCTGTTCAGCcgggcactgctgtggttccTGAACTGCCTCTTCCTGAATGTGCAGCTGCACAGGGGCCAGATGAAGATGGTCCACAAGGCTACCCAGGCA AGGAAGAACTACTTAGCTGAACCCTCTCGGGCTGCCCCGGGTCTGGAGGTGCCGGGTTTCGGCTCCTACATCTTCCGG GCCTTGGCCCCACTGGGGCTGTGGACGGGAGCTCTGGCTGCTCTGCAGAGCCTACGAGGATGGGGCCGTGGCCGCAGGGTCTGTGCCCATGTACATCTGGCTCAGCCCTTCTCCCTGCAG GAATACACTATTGATGCCAGAAGCTGCTGGGACAGCAGGCAGACCCTGGAGCAGCTGCTGCagcccattgtgctgggccagtg TACTGTCGTCCCCGACATGGAGAAGGAGCAGGAGTGGACCCCAGTAACCGGGCCCCTTCTGGCCCTCAAGCAAGAGGACCAGCTCCTGGTCAGGAAGCTGGGCCATCACGTCCTGAATGGTGAGAACTTGGTCTGGTCTCTGGGAGAGGCTCCTCAGAGGTGGCTGGTCGTCAGGGCCCTGTGTTCCGAGTGGGTTTctgtccctgcccctcctcctgcgAGGCCTACTTGGGACGTGAAGGAGTGGGAtctgcccctgcccctgaggAGCGGGGCAGCCAGGGAAGACATGATGGAGCTGCTGAGTGAGTTGCACACAGGCAGCCACCTGGCTAGCCTCTGGCATGTCACTTCACTCTGA
- the FAHD2B gene encoding fumarylacetoacetate hydrolase domain-containing protein 2B, whose translation MLVCGRRLLTALLQAQRWTFQPSRDMRLVQFQAPHLTGPHVGLESGNGEGVMNLSAVDPTPPKTVLEFLEQGEAAVSVARRALTAQLPVLPQSEVTILAPVTQPDRVVCVGMNYMDHCRQQNVPVPKEPIIFSKFSGFIMGDRAPP comes from the exons ATGCTGGTTTGTGGTAGAAGGTTGCTCACAGCTCTGCTGCAGGCTCAGAGGTGGACCTTTCAACCCTCCAGAGACATGAGGCTGGTGCAGTTCCAGGCACCCCACCTGACAGGACCTCATGTGGGCCTGGAGTCAGGGAATGGTGAGGGTGTCATGAACCTCAGTGCCGTTGACCCCACACCGCCCAagacagtgttggagttcctggagCAGGGAGAGGCTGCTGTCTCGGTGGCAAGAAG AGCCCTGACTGCCCAGTTGCCAGTCCTGCCACAGTCAGAGGTGACGATCCTGGCCCCAGTCACACAGCCAGACAGGGTGGTGTGCGTGGGCATGAACTACATGGACCACTGCAGACAGCAGAACGTGCCGGTGCCCAAGGAGCCCATCATCTTCAGCAAGTTCAGCGGCTTCATCATGGGAGATCGTGCTCCCCCCTGA
- the LOC110255307 gene encoding uncharacterized protein LOC110255307 isoform X2: protein MPSSPALPVFLLLLSGGAGPAHPVRAPGHRRGRKGSWRPSPCLGPGPLQLPPLSDSCLGSSPPAALWGARSLVYQRSHSPPWDPCVAVLIGLDNAPLRISAQHLPSTFSVHSLEGGCSLPLRAQVGMAGVLVQGILWAPSACMCRFHLPMLAAHGPSLGGSELNLSQPDRVQWLPQTPGSWPACDTRQQRLSAELLWKPSGDLTDSDSDNFEEAEAQSAAMLPFFLFLCHLLSLLFKAFAQAATFLRQGQLPDTGKAGTLVAIQGRGWVCVGSRGSDFSLPQSLAMWSSCSSTYRPLPRRKGSLSVRTLISPSVLSGPSATWGWDNQEKLEPLIRQFICG, encoded by the exons atgccttcctccccagccctgccagtCTTCCTACTCCTACTGTCAGGAGGTGCTGGACCGGCTCATCCAGTGCGGGCTCCTGGTCACCGAAGAGGTAGGAAGGGCAGCTGGAGACCAAGTccctgcctggggcctggcccCCTTCAGCTTCCACCCTTGAGTGACAGCTGTCTGGGCTCCTCCCCACCAGCTGCACTCTGGGGGGCCAGGTCCCTGGTGTATCAGAGAAGCCACTCTCCACCTTGGGACCCATGTGTAGCTGTCTTGATAGGACTGGACAATGCACCTCTGAGGATTTCTGCACAGCACCTGCCCTCCACATTTTCTGTCCACAGCCTTGAGGGTGGGTGCTCACTTCCTCTCAGGGCACAAGTTGGCATGGCAGGCGTCCTGGTCCAGGGCATCCTCTGGGCTCCCTCAGCCTGCATGTGCCGGTTTCACCTCCCTATGCTGGCTGCCCATGGACCTAGTCTAGGGGGCTCAGAGCTGAACCTCAGCCAACCTGACAGGGTCCAATGGCTCCCCCAGACCCCAGGTTCCTGGCCAGCCTGTGACACAAGGCAGCAGCGCTTGAGTGCTGAACTGCTGTGGAAACCAAGTGGGGACCTCACTGACAGTGACAGTGACAACTTCGAGGAGGCTGAGG CTCAGTCAGCAGCCATGCTgccctttttcctcttcctctgccacCTGCTCAGCCTGCTGTTCAAGGCCTTTGCGCAGGCTGCCACCTTCCTCCGCCAGGGACAGCTGCCGGACACTGGTAAGGCCGGCACTCTGGTGGCCAttcaggggaggggctgggtttGTGTGGGGTCCCGGGGCTCGGACTTCTCTCTCCCACAGAGTCTGGCTATGTGGAGCAGCTGTTCCAGCACTTACAGGCCACTGCCCAGGAGGAAGGGTTCTTTG agTGTGCGGACCCTAATCTCGCCGTCAGTGCTGTCTGGACCTTCAGCGACTTGGGG CTGGGACAACCAGGAAAAGCTGGAACCACTCATCCGGCAGTTCATCTGTGGCTAG
- the LOC110255307 gene encoding uncharacterized protein LOC110255307 isoform X1: MPSSPALPVFLLLLSGGAGPAHPVRAPGHRRGRKGSWRPSPCLGPGPLQLPPLSDSCLGSSPPAALWGARSLVYQRSHSPPWDPCVAVLIGLDNAPLRISAQHLPSTFSVHSLEGGCSLPLRAQVGMAGVLVQGILWAPSACMCRFHLPMLAAHGPSLGGSELNLSQPDRVQWLPQTPGSWPACDTRQQRLSAELLWKPSGDLTDSDSDNFEEAEAQSAAMLPFFLFLCHLLSLLFKAFAQAATFLRQGQLPDTGKAGTLVAIQGRGWVCVGSRGSDFSLPQSLAMWSSCSSTYRPLPRRKGSLSVRTLISPSVLSGPSATWGCCSRRPALSPLCSTCPLPLPAGTTRKSWNHSSGSSSVARTVGRSPC; the protein is encoded by the exons atgccttcctccccagccctgccagtCTTCCTACTCCTACTGTCAGGAGGTGCTGGACCGGCTCATCCAGTGCGGGCTCCTGGTCACCGAAGAGGTAGGAAGGGCAGCTGGAGACCAAGTccctgcctggggcctggcccCCTTCAGCTTCCACCCTTGAGTGACAGCTGTCTGGGCTCCTCCCCACCAGCTGCACTCTGGGGGGCCAGGTCCCTGGTGTATCAGAGAAGCCACTCTCCACCTTGGGACCCATGTGTAGCTGTCTTGATAGGACTGGACAATGCACCTCTGAGGATTTCTGCACAGCACCTGCCCTCCACATTTTCTGTCCACAGCCTTGAGGGTGGGTGCTCACTTCCTCTCAGGGCACAAGTTGGCATGGCAGGCGTCCTGGTCCAGGGCATCCTCTGGGCTCCCTCAGCCTGCATGTGCCGGTTTCACCTCCCTATGCTGGCTGCCCATGGACCTAGTCTAGGGGGCTCAGAGCTGAACCTCAGCCAACCTGACAGGGTCCAATGGCTCCCCCAGACCCCAGGTTCCTGGCCAGCCTGTGACACAAGGCAGCAGCGCTTGAGTGCTGAACTGCTGTGGAAACCAAGTGGGGACCTCACTGACAGTGACAGTGACAACTTCGAGGAGGCTGAGG CTCAGTCAGCAGCCATGCTgccctttttcctcttcctctgccacCTGCTCAGCCTGCTGTTCAAGGCCTTTGCGCAGGCTGCCACCTTCCTCCGCCAGGGACAGCTGCCGGACACTGGTAAGGCCGGCACTCTGGTGGCCAttcaggggaggggctgggtttGTGTGGGGTCCCGGGGCTCGGACTTCTCTCTCCCACAGAGTCTGGCTATGTGGAGCAGCTGTTCCAGCACTTACAGGCCACTGCCCAGGAGGAAGGGTTCTTTG agTGTGCGGACCCTAATCTCGCCGTCAGTGCTGTCTGGACCTTCAGCGACTTGGGG GTGCTGTAGCAGACGCCCAGCCCTGTCGCCCCTATGCTCCACCTGTCCCCTACCTTTGCCAGCTGGGACAACCAGGAAAAGCTGGAACCACTCATCCGGCAGTTCATCTGTGGCTAGAACTGTGGGGAGGAGCCCATGCTGA